The DNA window TCAAGAACAAACAGCGCCACGTCAAGTATATAAAGTGACACGTTCTCACGCTATATATGATGGTGATCGTTTTGTAGTTATTTTGCCATATGACGGCTATCGCATTACATTTACATCGATTAACAGCCATCCGTTACTTGGTACGCAACATTGTGATTTTGAAGTTTCGCCAGAATACTTTAAAGAACACATCGGTGCTGCTAGAACTATCGGATTTATGAAGGAATTAGAACAATTACAGGCTATGGGCCTTGCAAAAGGTGGTAACCTAGATAATGCATTAGTCTATGATGATGAGAAGTGTTTGTCTGTACCTCGCTTTGACGACGAATTAGTTCGTCACAAAGCATTAGATGTAATGGGCGACTTATTCTTATTGGGACCAATTGAAGGTCATGTAATTGCTTTAAAATCGAGTCATGAATTAAATTCAAGATTGGCTCGCAGTATAATGGAAGAAATAAGGGAGACACAGCCATGATTCTTAATCACGAAGACATTTTAGAAATTTTACCTCATCGTTATCCTATGCTTTTGGTAGATCGCATCGTTGAGTTAGAACCAATGAAACGTGCTGTGGGCATTAAAAATGCTACATTCAACGAATTGTTCTTCCAAGGACACTTCCCAGGTAATCCAGTAATGCCAGGTGTACTATTGACTGAGGCTATTGCTCAAGTTGGTGGTATTGCATTACTATATCCTGAAGAAAATCGCGGTCTTACACCTATGTTTACAGGTATTGATAAAGTACGTTTCCGTCACCCTGTAAAACCTGGTGACCAAGTGCGCATGGAAGTGGATATTGTTAAAATCAAAGGTAAAATGGGTAAGGTTGAAGGCCGTGCCTATGTTGGCGACAAATTGTGTGCTAGCGGTGAATACATGTTTGCCCTTGTATAATGATTGAGGAGTGATTGTAGTGATAGTTGTAGGCATGGAAAATGCAGAATCCAACATCCATAGTACAGCCATAGTCCATCCAAATGCTAAATTGGGCAAAGATGTAATCGTAGGTCCTGGCGCTGTAATCGGCGAACACGTCGAGATTGGCGATGGCACACAAATCGGTGCACATGTTGTAATTGGTGGTTGGACAACCATTGGTAAGCGTTGCGAGATTTATCCTAACGCATCTATTGGGTTGGAACCGCAAGATTTAAAATTTAAAGGCGAAAAAAGCTATTGTAATATTGGCGATGAAACGGTTATCCGTGAATTCGTAACTATTAGCCGCGCTACTGGAGAAGGTGAAGAAACACGTGTGGGCAATAATTGCTTGCTTCAAGCATGTACACATGTGGCTCATAACTGTATCGTTGGCAATAATGTAATTATGAGTAACTGTGCAGGCCTTGCTGGTCACGCTATCGTTGAAGATCGCGTTGTTATTGGTGGCCTTGCAGGTATCCATCAGTTTGTTAAAATTGGTCGTAATGCAATGGTTGGCGGTATGGCGAAGGTGGTTCAAGATATTCCACCATATGTCATTGCTGATGGTCAACCAGCACGTGTTATTGGCCTTAACTCTGTTGGTTTGTCTCGTGCGGGCATTTCAGAAGACGTACGCCGAGATTTAAAACAAGCATTCCGTATTATTTATCGTTCAGGCTTTAGTTTATCTAAGGCTATTGAAGAAATGGAAATGCAACTTGATTCTTCTGTAGAAATTGAAAATTTATTACGCTTCTTACGCAATGCCGATCGTGGTATTATGCGTACACGTCGCGACTAATTCCAAAGACCTCGTACTAAGTACGAGGTCTTTTTATGTACTTTATAAATATCATGCTTTTAATGGGATGTGAAATTTATAACATTAGGTCATAAATATAAAATATTTTGATAAAATATTTGAAGTTTTTTTACGTTCATAAGACGTAAAATGAGGAATGAAAAAATTCTACTAAAATGTTGAAGAAATAGGCGTAAAACATGGTGTTTTAATGGTAAAAAGTGCCTATTTATAGTACAATATATTGTATATGATTATGTCTTTTTTGAGGCATTAAGTATTGTAAATTTGTAATCACTTATTGATATATAGGCCGTAGGTCATCTAGGAGGTATAGTCTTGGCAAAGGTAGGATTGATTGCAGGCATTGGCGTTTTGCCTGTAGAATTCATGCGCGCTGCTCATGTATTAGGTCATGAGGTAGTGGTTATCGGTGTAGTTCCAGATGTAGACCCGGCTTTAAAGGCTGAGGCCGATGCCTTCTATGATATTGGTGTTGCCAAATTAGGTAAGATTTTTAAAACCTTGAAAAAAGAAGGCGTTGAAGAATTAACTATGTTAGGTAAAGTGACTAAGGAAATTCTCTTCAAAGGTCTTACATTCCCTGATTTAAAAACATTAGGTATTCTTAATCGCCTTAAAAATCGTAAAGATGACACTATCATGCTCGCCATCGTAGATGAAATCGAACGAGAAGGGTTTAAAGTGTTAGATCAAACCGTATACCTTAAACCATTTATGCCAAAGGTGGGGGTGCTTTCAAAAACACAGCCTACTGATGAACAATGGGCAGATATTTGCTTTGGCTTTGAACTAGCTAAGCAAATGGGTGGACTTGATATTGGTCAAACAGTAGTTGTAAAACATAAAGCGGCTATGGCTATTGAAGCTATTGAGGGCACTGATAAATGCATTTTGCGTGGCGGTGAATTAGGCCGTGGCGATGCAGTTGTCGTTAAAACGGAAAAGCCAAATCAAGATGTTCGTTTTGATGTTCCTGCTGTAGGGATAAAAACATTAATGTCCATGATTGATAGTGGATGTAAAGTCCTTGCTGTAGAGGCTGAAAAGACTATTTTTGTTCAACAACAAGATGTACTAGATTTGGCAAACCGTCATGGTATTGTTATCTGTGCTGTTGACCAAGAGTTTGTAGATTCCAGAAAGGATGCATAATGAAAGTCATGTTTTCTGCCGGTGAAGCATCCGGTGATACTCATGCAGCCAGTGTTGCTAATGCACTGAAAGAAATAGATCCTTCGGTTGACATGTTTGGCATGGGCGGTACCTTGATGGAACGCGCTGGTGTTCGCATCGTATATGATATTAAAAATTTAGGCGTTATTGGGCTTGTAGAGATTGTAAAATCACTACCGAAATTCTTTAAACTTCGCACCTACTTAAAACGTGTCATGATGAAGGAAAAACCAGATATTCTCGTCTGTGTAGATTACCCTGGTTTTAATATGAAACTAGCAGCTGTAGCTCATGAATTGGGAATTCCCGTTCTTTATTATATTGCTCCTACGATTTGGGCATGGCATAGTAGCCGTGGTAATACAATTCGCAAGTATGTCACTAAGGTAGCATCTATCTTTCCTTTTGAAGCTGAAGCGTATCGTAAATATAAATGCAATGTAGAATTTGTAGGCCATCCACTATTGGATATCGTACATCCTACGATGAGCAAAGAAGAGGCTGAGGAATATTTTGGAGCTCGTAAAGATGCTAAAAAAGTATTGCTCATGCCAGGTAGCCGTAAGCAAGAGGTGCTATCCTTGCTAGATACGATGTTAAAAAGTGGTGAGCAATTGATGGCGAACCATGAGGATATTCAATTCTTCTTGCCTCGCGCACATACCATCGATCGTAGTGAATTAGAAACTTTCATCGATGCTCACAAAGTTCCGGTGACGATTACAGAAGATCATACCTATGATTTGATGCAGATTTGTGATGTGTGTCTCGCTGCATCAGGTACAGCTACATTAGAAACAGCTATGATGGAGTTACCAACTGTTTTATTGTATCGAGTATCTCCAATTACATATGGCATTGGTAAGATGGTCGTCAATGTGACGCATGTAGGTTTGCCAAACATTGTAGCAGGCAAAGAAGTAATTCCTGAGTTATTACAAGATGCAGTGACACCTGAGGCTATTGTATCCCTTGTGGAACCTCTTCTAACTGATGTTGAGCGCAATGAAGCGATGCGTAGCGAATTGCGTGAAGTACATCATAAATTAGGTGAACCAGGTGCTGTAAAGCGTGTAGCAGAACTGGTATATAACCTCGGTAAGGAGAAATGTAATGAATAGTTATTC is part of the Veillonella sp. genome and encodes:
- the lpxC gene encoding UDP-3-O-acyl-N-acetylglucosamine deacetylase, with the translated sequence MSKPQQTIKQAVSYQGIGLHSGEPVNMVFKPAPENTGIVFVRTDIEGHPSVRAHIDNVTNTMRATTLENGEAKVFTVEHVMAAFSAMNIDNCYIEMDSPEPPVGDGSSAVFIGLIEEAGIQEQTAPRQVYKVTRSHAIYDGDRFVVILPYDGYRITFTSINSHPLLGTQHCDFEVSPEYFKEHIGAARTIGFMKELEQLQAMGLAKGGNLDNALVYDDEKCLSVPRFDDELVRHKALDVMGDLFLLGPIEGHVIALKSSHELNSRLARSIMEEIRETQP
- a CDS encoding LpxI family protein, with protein sequence MAKVGLIAGIGVLPVEFMRAAHVLGHEVVVIGVVPDVDPALKAEADAFYDIGVAKLGKIFKTLKKEGVEELTMLGKVTKEILFKGLTFPDLKTLGILNRLKNRKDDTIMLAIVDEIEREGFKVLDQTVYLKPFMPKVGVLSKTQPTDEQWADICFGFELAKQMGGLDIGQTVVVKHKAAMAIEAIEGTDKCILRGGELGRGDAVVVKTEKPNQDVRFDVPAVGIKTLMSMIDSGCKVLAVEAEKTIFVQQQDVLDLANRHGIVICAVDQEFVDSRKDA
- the lpxB gene encoding lipid-A-disaccharide synthase, which produces MKVMFSAGEASGDTHAASVANALKEIDPSVDMFGMGGTLMERAGVRIVYDIKNLGVIGLVEIVKSLPKFFKLRTYLKRVMMKEKPDILVCVDYPGFNMKLAAVAHELGIPVLYYIAPTIWAWHSSRGNTIRKYVTKVASIFPFEAEAYRKYKCNVEFVGHPLLDIVHPTMSKEEAEEYFGARKDAKKVLLMPGSRKQEVLSLLDTMLKSGEQLMANHEDIQFFLPRAHTIDRSELETFIDAHKVPVTITEDHTYDLMQICDVCLAASGTATLETAMMELPTVLLYRVSPITYGIGKMVVNVTHVGLPNIVAGKEVIPELLQDAVTPEAIVSLVEPLLTDVERNEAMRSELREVHHKLGEPGAVKRVAELVYNLGKEKCNE
- the fabZ gene encoding 3-hydroxyacyl-ACP dehydratase FabZ, encoding MILNHEDILEILPHRYPMLLVDRIVELEPMKRAVGIKNATFNELFFQGHFPGNPVMPGVLLTEAIAQVGGIALLYPEENRGLTPMFTGIDKVRFRHPVKPGDQVRMEVDIVKIKGKMGKVEGRAYVGDKLCASGEYMFALV
- the lpxA gene encoding acyl-ACP--UDP-N-acetylglucosamine O-acyltransferase; its protein translation is MIVVGMENAESNIHSTAIVHPNAKLGKDVIVGPGAVIGEHVEIGDGTQIGAHVVIGGWTTIGKRCEIYPNASIGLEPQDLKFKGEKSYCNIGDETVIREFVTISRATGEGEETRVGNNCLLQACTHVAHNCIVGNNVIMSNCAGLAGHAIVEDRVVIGGLAGIHQFVKIGRNAMVGGMAKVVQDIPPYVIADGQPARVIGLNSVGLSRAGISEDVRRDLKQAFRIIYRSGFSLSKAIEEMEMQLDSSVEIENLLRFLRNADRGIMRTRRD